The following are from one region of the Denitrobacterium detoxificans genome:
- the gltB gene encoding glutamate synthase large subunit yields MDMTQYQASGGAADCGANSQVASWGGMRDARKSREGGVGEPSLYRSEFEHDACGIGALAHLNGVRSHQMVDDALSTLVNLEHRGGTGLESNTGDGAGILLQVPHRFFRKEAQKCGCILPEEGDYGVAMLFFPRDEQGVADAKRLFEDGCARHGLRLMFWREVPVDAHDLGETAKSCMPTILQAFLARPESASRGMEFERMLYVCRRDIEKSAHGQAALDGKIFYVCSMSARTIVYKGMLLSTQLRRFYRDLGDASTETAVALVHSRYSTNTTPSWERAHPNRFMVHNGEINTLRGNVNWIRAREPGLYSPVLGEDLKSVLPIIESEGSDSAMLDNVIEFMVMNGRSLMRSVSMAVPEPWDHNDALSERRRDWDAYQSMVMEAWDGPAALAFTDGEITGAALDRNGLRPARFYITNDDRLILSSEVGALDIKPQDILEAGCLGPGEVLMVDPKRGRVLRNDEVKDAFANEKPYRAWLDACALEMGDLLNDDVDEPKAQRDEALPLPKKMAIHGFRYDDIEEALLPMARDGKTPLASMGTDVALAVLSDKSRRLYDYFNQLFAQVTNPPIDALRESYITSTMLYVGNRGNFLEDTRANCRVIRLQTPLLTQREFNALCAVRRQGFKAVRLSAVVKRNAGPDALEAALSALEKQAEAAVREGANILALSDRVGEGEMPIPSVLAVGAVHNHLLRVGLRMRTDIIVESGDAITPHDFAVLVGYSASGICPYVAHECIADLVASGALQGSVDEAVERYNRACVAGIVHIMAKMGISTMQGYHSAQVFEIVGLDEAVVNRCFARTVSRIGGLGLADIQRECEERYQVALNMEQSPAPGQLPSSGVTKWRPVGGESHILNPQSIYLLQRCVRDNDYALFKEFSHAIHPEGRSILLRDLLEFVPGQAISIDEVEPASDIVRRFNTGAMSYGSISQEAHECIAIAMNRLGGRSNSGEGGENPLRETLLPNGDSKRSAIKQIASGRFGVTSRYLMSADEIQIKLAQGAKPGEGGHLPGKKVWPWIARVRRSTPGVGLISPPPHHDIYSIEDLAELIFDAKNANPKARISVKLVSEAGVGTIATGVAKGGAEKILISGSNGGTGAAPRDSIYHAGLPLELGLAETQQTLVRNGLRSRVVLEADGKLLDGRDVAMAALLGAEEFGFATGVLVSLGCLMQRDCQQDTCPVGIATQNCCLRNRFAGKPEYVERYLLFIAEQLREIMAQLGFRSVDEMVGRVDCLRQHARTNSWKAQRVDLSPLLTTPRIEFGAGIEGADAPRSLPAMAPDHHLGATLDATLLLPFTQDARDTLSRSQFKVEIDNVNRCVGTMLGSAVTAAHPEGLPEDSLLVECEGSAGMSFGAFLPAGVTFSIAGDANDYFGKGLSGGVLSIAPPRGARYRPDENMAVGNVAFYGATGGKGFVNGLAGQRFGVRNSGATLVVEGMGACGCEYMTGGTVLSLGEVGMNFAAGMSGGVAYVYDEEGTLEARCNRDMVRITQPSEADIALIEELISEHVRRTQSPLGIMMSYKFRDIAGKFAKVIPVEYERVLAYVEEAESQGVPHDEAVEIALERMREGAHRG; encoded by the coding sequence ATGGACATGACCCAATACCAGGCTAGCGGGGGCGCTGCCGATTGCGGGGCGAACTCTCAGGTGGCATCGTGGGGTGGAATGCGTGATGCGCGCAAATCGCGCGAGGGCGGCGTAGGGGAGCCGTCTCTGTATCGAAGCGAGTTCGAGCATGATGCGTGCGGTATTGGCGCGCTTGCGCATTTGAATGGCGTGCGTTCGCATCAAATGGTTGATGATGCGCTCTCTACGCTTGTAAACCTCGAGCATCGTGGTGGCACGGGCCTGGAAAGCAACACGGGTGACGGCGCGGGCATTTTGCTGCAGGTGCCGCATAGGTTCTTCCGCAAGGAAGCGCAGAAGTGCGGCTGCATCCTTCCCGAAGAAGGCGACTATGGTGTGGCTATGCTCTTTTTCCCGCGTGACGAGCAGGGCGTGGCGGATGCCAAGCGCCTGTTCGAGGATGGCTGCGCACGTCATGGCCTGCGGCTTATGTTTTGGCGCGAGGTGCCCGTAGATGCCCACGATCTGGGTGAAACAGCCAAATCGTGCATGCCCACCATTTTGCAGGCGTTTTTGGCGCGCCCCGAGAGCGCAAGCCGCGGCATGGAATTCGAGCGCATGCTGTACGTCTGCCGTCGCGATATCGAGAAGTCGGCTCATGGGCAGGCGGCGCTCGATGGCAAGATCTTCTACGTATGCTCCATGAGCGCGCGTACCATCGTGTACAAGGGCATGCTTCTCTCCACACAGCTTCGTCGTTTCTATCGTGACCTGGGTGATGCCTCTACTGAAACGGCTGTCGCGCTCGTCCATTCGCGCTATTCCACTAACACTACGCCCTCGTGGGAGCGTGCGCATCCGAATAGGTTTATGGTTCATAATGGCGAAATCAATACGCTGCGCGGTAACGTGAACTGGATTCGCGCGCGCGAGCCAGGCCTGTATTCCCCGGTACTGGGCGAGGATTTGAAGAGCGTGTTGCCCATTATCGAGTCGGAGGGGTCCGACTCGGCCATGCTCGATAACGTCATCGAGTTCATGGTCATGAACGGACGTTCGCTCATGCGCAGCGTTTCCATGGCGGTTCCCGAACCGTGGGATCACAACGATGCCCTTTCCGAGCGTCGTCGCGACTGGGACGCCTATCAGTCGATGGTTATGGAAGCTTGGGATGGTCCTGCTGCTCTGGCGTTTACCGATGGCGAAATCACGGGTGCGGCGCTTGATCGCAATGGCTTGCGTCCGGCGCGTTTTTACATTACGAACGACGACCGCCTCATCCTGTCGAGCGAAGTGGGCGCCCTGGATATCAAGCCGCAGGACATTCTGGAGGCAGGCTGCCTGGGGCCGGGCGAAGTGCTTATGGTCGATCCGAAGCGCGGTCGCGTGTTGCGCAACGACGAGGTGAAAGACGCCTTCGCCAACGAGAAGCCCTATCGTGCCTGGTTGGATGCGTGCGCGCTGGAGATGGGCGATCTTCTGAACGATGATGTGGATGAGCCGAAGGCGCAGCGTGATGAAGCGCTGCCCCTTCCGAAGAAGATGGCCATTCATGGCTTTCGCTACGATGATATCGAAGAGGCGCTGCTGCCCATGGCGCGCGACGGCAAGACCCCGCTTGCCTCCATGGGAACCGACGTGGCCCTGGCGGTGCTCTCAGACAAGAGTCGTCGGCTGTACGACTACTTCAATCAGCTGTTCGCGCAGGTAACGAATCCGCCCATTGATGCGTTGCGTGAGAGTTACATTACCTCCACTATGCTGTACGTGGGCAATCGCGGCAATTTCCTGGAGGACACGCGCGCGAACTGTCGCGTTATTCGCCTGCAGACGCCCCTGCTTACTCAGCGCGAGTTCAACGCTTTGTGTGCGGTACGTAGGCAGGGCTTCAAAGCCGTGCGTTTGAGTGCCGTGGTGAAGCGAAATGCTGGCCCCGATGCCTTGGAGGCGGCGCTGTCTGCCTTGGAAAAGCAGGCAGAGGCGGCGGTGCGCGAGGGTGCGAATATCTTGGCTCTCAGTGACAGGGTGGGCGAAGGCGAGATGCCCATTCCTTCCGTGCTTGCCGTTGGTGCGGTGCACAATCACTTGCTGCGCGTGGGATTGCGCATGCGTACCGATATCATCGTAGAGAGCGGTGACGCTATCACGCCTCATGACTTTGCGGTGCTTGTGGGCTACTCGGCGAGTGGAATCTGCCCGTATGTGGCGCATGAGTGCATTGCCGACCTGGTGGCATCGGGCGCGTTGCAGGGTAGCGTCGATGAGGCCGTTGAGCGCTACAATCGCGCGTGCGTCGCTGGCATCGTGCACATTATGGCCAAGATGGGCATCAGCACAATGCAGGGCTACCATTCCGCGCAGGTATTCGAAATCGTAGGACTCGATGAAGCGGTGGTGAATCGCTGCTTTGCACGTACGGTAAGCCGTATTGGTGGCTTGGGTCTGGCGGATATTCAGCGTGAGTGCGAGGAACGCTATCAAGTCGCCCTGAATATGGAGCAGAGTCCCGCGCCGGGCCAGCTTCCTTCTTCGGGCGTTACGAAATGGCGTCCCGTGGGTGGCGAGAGCCATATCTTGAACCCGCAGAGCATCTACCTATTGCAGCGTTGCGTACGCGACAACGACTATGCGCTGTTCAAGGAGTTTAGTCATGCCATTCATCCCGAAGGGCGCAGCATCCTGCTGCGTGACCTCCTGGAATTCGTTCCTGGTCAGGCCATTTCCATCGACGAGGTAGAACCCGCCAGCGATATCGTGCGCAGGTTCAATACGGGCGCCATGAGCTATGGTTCCATTTCCCAGGAAGCCCATGAATGCATCGCCATTGCGATGAACCGTCTGGGCGGACGCAGCAATAGCGGCGAAGGTGGCGAAAATCCGTTGCGCGAGACGCTGCTTCCGAATGGCGACAGCAAGCGCAGCGCCATCAAGCAGATTGCCTCGGGCCGTTTCGGCGTTACGAGTCGCTATCTTATGAGTGCGGATGAGATTCAGATCAAGCTTGCCCAGGGTGCGAAGCCCGGCGAGGGCGGTCATCTGCCGGGAAAGAAGGTCTGGCCGTGGATTGCGCGCGTGCGCCGCAGCACGCCGGGTGTGGGCCTCATCTCGCCTCCGCCGCATCACGATATCTATTCCATCGAAGACCTGGCCGAGCTTATCTTCGACGCCAAGAACGCCAATCCGAAGGCGCGTATAAGCGTGAAGCTGGTAAGCGAAGCAGGCGTAGGTACTATCGCCACGGGCGTGGCGAAGGGTGGCGCCGAGAAGATTCTCATCTCGGGAAGCAATGGCGGCACGGGCGCCGCTCCGCGCGATAGCATTTACCATGCGGGCCTGCCGTTGGAGCTTGGCCTGGCCGAAACGCAGCAGACCCTCGTGCGCAATGGCCTGCGCAGTCGCGTGGTGCTCGAGGCCGACGGCAAGCTGCTCGACGGTCGCGATGTGGCCATGGCGGCCCTTTTGGGTGCCGAGGAATTCGGCTTCGCCACAGGCGTGCTCGTTTCGCTGGGGTGCCTCATGCAGCGTGACTGCCAGCAGGATACGTGTCCTGTGGGCATTGCCACGCAGAACTGCTGCCTGCGCAATCGATTTGCGGGTAAGCCGGAATACGTGGAACGTTATCTGCTGTTTATTGCCGAGCAACTGCGAGAAATCATGGCCCAGCTTGGTTTCCGCAGCGTCGACGAGATGGTTGGCCGCGTCGATTGCCTGCGCCAGCATGCGCGTACGAACAGCTGGAAGGCGCAACGCGTCGACCTTTCTCCGCTGCTTACGACGCCGCGCATCGAGTTTGGCGCCGGCATCGAAGGTGCCGATGCGCCGCGTTCGCTGCCTGCTATGGCCCCCGACCATCATTTGGGTGCCACGTTGGACGCAACGCTGTTGCTACCGTTTACGCAGGATGCGCGCGATACGCTTTCTCGTAGTCAGTTCAAGGTGGAAATCGACAACGTGAATCGCTGTGTGGGCACCATGCTTGGCAGTGCGGTTACCGCTGCACATCCCGAAGGTCTGCCCGAGGATAGCCTGCTGGTGGAGTGTGAGGGCTCGGCGGGCATGAGTTTCGGCGCGTTTCTGCCTGCGGGCGTGACGTTCTCCATTGCCGGTGATGCGAACGACTATTTTGGCAAGGGGCTTTCTGGTGGTGTGCTCTCCATTGCGCCCCCGCGTGGCGCGCGTTATCGCCCCGACGAGAATATGGCCGTGGGCAACGTTGCCTTCTATGGCGCCACGGGTGGCAAGGGTTTCGTGAATGGCCTCGCTGGCCAGCGCTTTGGCGTGCGTAACTCGGGCGCTACGTTGGTCGTGGAAGGCATGGGCGCATGCGGCTGCGAATACATGACGGGCGGTACGGTCCTCTCGCTTGGCGAGGTGGGTATGAACTTCGCCGCCGGCATGAGTGGTGGCGTGGCGTATGTATATGACGAAGAGGGCACGCTCGAAGCGCGTTGCAATCGCGACATGGTGCGCATTACGCAGCCAAGCGAGGCCGATATCGCCCTCATCGAGGAGCTCATTTCGGAGCACGTGCGTCGTACGCAGAGTCCGCTGGGCATCATGATGTCGTACAAGTTCCGTGATATTGCGGGCAAATTCGCAAAGGTTATTCCCGTTGAGTACG
- a CDS encoding N-acetylmuramoyl-L-alanine amidase — MKHVLALALSLSLALLMGCSSAQTQEASGNSSDSMEEVVVSDALVDEDAQTKSNENVAPTVAEEPAPQENIASSSEGVKPEITEIYYDDLQHGDKGSEYQRYIVLHDTEGGGTPQGVVSSWENSSNLIAAHFVIGKDGSIVQCVPLDKIAHHAGWGSGNANDRFGISEDGRDDLLGRKSTSHYTDYGMNAWSIGIEMIHVGGEGDYPEAQLAALDSLIAYLDAYYGGSAGEIIDHKMWREGNSDTSEEFATYLANYRDHRTHG, encoded by the coding sequence ATGAAACACGTTCTTGCGCTTGCTCTGTCGCTGTCGCTTGCGTTATTGATGGGTTGCTCTAGTGCTCAAACTCAGGAAGCCTCGGGTAACTCGTCTGATTCGATGGAAGAGGTAGTCGTATCGGATGCGCTCGTCGACGAGGATGCTCAGACAAAATCCAATGAGAATGTCGCTCCTACCGTCGCGGAAGAACCTGCCCCGCAAGAAAACATTGCTTCAAGCTCCGAGGGCGTAAAGCCCGAAATCACTGAAATCTACTACGATGACCTGCAGCATGGGGACAAGGGCTCTGAATATCAACGATATATCGTTCTGCATGACACCGAGGGTGGCGGCACGCCTCAGGGGGTTGTCTCATCCTGGGAGAATAGCAGCAATCTTATTGCCGCGCACTTCGTGATTGGTAAGGATGGCAGCATCGTGCAGTGCGTTCCGCTGGACAAGATTGCTCATCATGCAGGGTGGGGGAGCGGGAACGCAAATGATCGCTTCGGAATCAGCGAGGACGGCCGCGATGATTTACTGGGGCGTAAGTCTACCAGCCATTACACGGATTACGGTATGAATGCGTGGTCGATTGGCATCGAGATGATTCATGTGGGAGGGGAAGGCGACTATCCCGAAGCTCAACTTGCGGCGCTCGACTCTCTCATCGCTTATCTCGATGCTTACTATGGCGGTTCTGCTGGGGAGATAATCGATCACAAGATGTGGCGTGAGGGCAATTCCGATACAAGCGAAGAATTTGCCACCTATCTGGCTAATTATCGCGATCATCGCACGCATGGTTAG